The Molothrus aeneus isolate 106 chromosome 23, BPBGC_Maene_1.0, whole genome shotgun sequence nucleotide sequence GATAGCAGCGGGGGTGGGAAGAGAATTCTCCCAGTATCAGGATTCTGGCCAGAGCCCGGTGCGGTGTAAATGTGCCATGGACTGATCTCAGCAGTCCTGTCATCAAAACTCTGAGCTCTCAgaggtgctgggcagcagcttggcagtgacagcagcctcATGCCCCGTGTGGCTGCCCCGGCTTCCACCTGGGCTCCCCAGGCTCAGAACTCACTGGAATTGCTCAATTCCCCTCTTTTTGCAGTGGGGAAGGAGGGCCGGGCAGCTGGGAGGAATTTCAAGCACTCAGGCAccctcagccaggctgggatttcACAGGAGCCCAGACCCTGGGTGCACCCAGCACgtgcagagctcctggagaTCTGGGCcctccagagctgggatgggagctCAGCCCTCCTGGAACCCCTGGGCCCGCTGCCACTTGGTTACAGcacgtctgtctgtctgtctgtctgtctgctgcctgggggccaggcagagctcagcccagtccagcccagttcagcccagcccagctcagcccagctcagcccagcccagctcagcccagtccagctcagcccagctcagcccagctcagcccagtccagcccagctcagcccagtccagcccagcccagctcagcccagcccagctcagcccagtccagcccagctcagcccagctcagcccagcccagcccagcccagctcagcccagctcagcccagtccagtccagcccagctcagcccagctcagctcagcccagtccagcccagctcagcccagctcagctcagcccagtccagcccagctcagctcagctcagcccagtccagcccagctcagctcagctcagcccagtccagcccagctcagcccagcccagcccagctcagcccagttcagcccagctcagcccagtccagcccagctcagctcagcccagctcagcccagctcagctcagcccagtccagcccagcccagctcagctcagctcagtccagcccagctcagcccagcccagctcagccctgccctccagCCTGTACTTTCCTGTTCCCCAGGGCAGAgtgaccccagccctgccaggtcaggccactgctccttcctgcagcccacagCCATGGAGGGCGATGGTCCTTGTCACAAATGTCACACATCTCCTGAGCAGGGACGATGCCTCGTGGCCCTCAGAGAGGGGAGATGATGGCAGATGTCGGGCATTACCCATGGCTGGGTGTCCTGTGAGACCTTTCCCCGTTCCACTGCAGCCCTCAGCAGTCAGGGACCCTCTGTGGGGGCACAACTGCCACACTTGTGTCCTTACAGCCTCCTCTCAGCTCAGAGTCCCACAAACCCCACCCTGGAGCTTTACCAGGAAGGTCAAACCAGGTCCCCAAGGATGTCACCCTCACGGGGACCCTTCCAGCAccaaaacctctcctggcactggTAAATCCTGTGGTGTTCCCTCCACAGCAGGATCCTCTGGAGGCATTCAAGGCTGGTCACTTTATGGGATCAGGACATTCCTTccccccagccagggctgggattttccctctgcagccccagaatAGTTACTGGGACTGTGAATGGTTTATCACTTCTTTCACTGGGGTGTGTGGCTGGATTCACTTTGACACAAGCCCCTTTCTGAATTGCAAGTTGGCAACAATAAAAGGGAGAAGTCTTTAATTAGTTATCTGGCTAATTAACTTTTACAGCACTGCATAGCTTTGGCATCCAAATACTGCAATGCAAAACATTGCAAACATTCAAAGACTTCCCACCccaccagggagctgctgccactggtGGTTGCGGGGGAAAAGCATCTGGAAAtgctccctgggctccctgcacatcctcctctgcagggaactcacctgctcctgctgctgttccccttAAAGACACAGAGCATTCACGGCATGCCCGTGCTCTGGAATCCTCAAGGgtggaaaagatctttaagattgtcactgccccagcagtgccaccatgtccccaagtgccacgttgacctgaacacttccagggatggtgactccacctcttccctgggcagcctgctccaatgTTTACACCCCTGTCAGTGAAGAAGTTTTCCttaatatctgatctaaaactcccctgtgccactgggagCTGTTTGCTCTTGTGCTgtccctgggagaagagactgaaacCACCTCAGTGCAGCCGCCTGTCAGGGACTTGTGGAGAGTGAGAAGGtgcctcctgagcctcctgagcctcctgagcctcctgagctccaggctgagccctcccagctctctcagcctctcctggtgctccagccccttgccagctctgttccctgctcTGGACACCCCACTCCTCCTTCCCAGTGTGTGCACTCACTCTGCTAAAATCCACGCAAGACCAAGTTTATCTCCTGCTTGTGCAGagatccctgctcctcctgccacccaggcagggcagggtttCCCAGCCAGGAAATTCCAGCTCCCACTGTCCCGAGCCAGGAGAGAAACCCCTCCCAGCGAGGTGACACCAGATCCCCAGGCAGGAGATGCTCCCAACGCTCCGAGTGCTGTGGGGTGACCCCAGGAGCGCAGCTTGGCTcggggagcagcagaggctgctctgaaGCCTCTCTCTGTCGGGACATGCAGGGTCCCCAGCCGCTTTCCCACGCTGCTGGGGGAGGGGGGTTTCGGGAGTGCCCCGGGGCCGTTCCGTGGGGCTGGATCTGCTCCCTGTGGCCAAGCACGTGCTGTGCTCCCCCGGCTGGGCTCCAGTTTCGCCGGGGCTGCGTGtccaggcagctcccagggctcccagccccgctgcaaaggcaagggaagggaagggaagggaagggaagggaagggaagggaagggaagggaagggaagggaagggaagggaagggaagggaagggaagggacaggtttcaggggaagagagagaagcagccTAAAGCAGGTGatcagctggggctgcccttcCACACATCCCAGGGAAAAGTCTGTCTGTGAGCAAGGCATGATCCTAACCTGTCTCGTCTGTTGTAGTTTGGACTTTAAGTGAGACCTGTTTAACTGAACTGTTCAGTGGTAGGAAAGGATTCAGCTCATTGCAGAACTCAACCAGGAGCCCCCTGTGCCAGTCCCTGTGGGATCTGGGAATCAGCTGAACTTCCAGaggagctgcctttgctgcCCTTAATGTTCCACAGACACTTCCAGGATTCCAGATTCCATGTTTGCACACCTCAGATTGCACCCAAAAAGCTGCAGGTCCCAGCCAAGGTAAATGgagccagctcagagctgcagcaccaaccaggaactgctgctgccaggggtgcagggccctcccagcatcccagaaatGTGGCCCAAATACTGTCCCATAAATCCTGACTACAGGGTCCAGGGGTCCTCAGAGCATTCCCTGTATTCTCCTCACCTTTAGGAACTCTTAAATGTACAGGCTCTTTAATCATGGCCAGCTCCAGTTCCTGTGCCCAGGCAAAGCCCCAGGTTCCTGTAAAACCCTTCCccggaagaaaaaataaaggagatgAAATGATTCATGGCATTTGTATGGGGAACCAAAAGTATGGGGttgattttgcttttgcttttcattttaagtCTTTTCAGActcaatttaaaaaacaaaccaagcccattctcttcccttcctcctggtGACAGGCTGCCCAAATGCCTGTCTGGGTCAAGGGGACActgctgtattttgttttacCATCTggcatccccagctctgcagatttttttaaccttttaattCTCAGTAGCATTTCATCCTTTGCTAATCCCATCATTTCCcctgtgtttgctttgtgaACCTTCCATAATAATTCCACTCAAATCCAACCAtcagcagcctgtgtgtcagggctgctcctgagcaagaagagggaaaaaattccaCATTCAGAGTCAGAACTGAGCCTCCAACAAAGATTTCCCAGGGGTAGAGAAGAAGGCTGaggctccctgcagccaggatggggctgctggagctgctgtccctgggatctgtctgctcctgccagggcagggctgtgtccagttccTGGGTGGCTCCGGTGTCTTGGCTGCACAACTcatcccacagagccacaggagccaggggagggaagggagagctggCTGCAAGAACTGCCAGAGGTGTCCTCTTGGTGCCCTCTTGGGACAGGGGAGAAATCCGGGGACTTTGTGTTGTTTGAAAACTTTCTGCTCTTCCCTTAATGTGTGTTCAGTATGTTCTACCCCAACATTACAAGAGAAAACTTTGGAGCTGAGTGAGGTCTCACTCTCAGTCTCAGAAtatgtatttttgtttcattttggggctAAGGGATATTTTCTCATGCTCATTCACTTATGGATCAGGGGTTTGGTTTCCCATGGTGCCATCTGTACCAGGAATGCCCTGTTACAAGTTTTAATCTGGTTTTTTGATGCCTGGGCTCAgtctctgtgcccagctcccagcttgcagcacacacagctctgccagagcagctcctgggtgagCTGAGAGCAAAcagaaggagctggggtggCATTGCAGCACTTggtgctgcctgctgcctccAAGGGTTTCACAAAGCCCAACCAGCGTGCCTTCCTCACCCTGGATTTCCTGCAGTGcccttcctcaggagggcagaCACCCAGCACTGACTCAGGGAGGGTTGCAGGGTTTGCCCTCCTGTGCTGAATCATCTGCTGCACgcagggagggagcagtggAAAATGGGGGGAGTCCCCTGGGGATCCTGGGAGTCACAGAGCGAGGGTGGGTGAGACATTGTGCCATGGAATGACAGCCAAAGTCACCCCAAAGCATTTCACAGCACCACAGAGGGACTCAGGGTGGAAAGGGCCACAGTGGGGCCAAGCAGGGTCCTGCTGAAGCCCAgtgcacaggattgtgtccagctGGTTTGTGGATAAGAATATTTGAATATTGATGCTCCACAGGAGTGCACCAgtgggggcacagctgggtgatTTGCCCAAGGCTGAATGAAGGCTGTTATCagtcctctgcagcagcaccatccCCGCCTGCATCCTAAAGGCACCACGAGGCTCCATCCACAGCAGGTCCCAGAGCACTGATGGTACAGCCCTGTGTCctcctgtcacacacagggcacGGTCCCGCTCCTGCCAGCACCCGATCCGGCCCCTTCCTGCCCCCCAGCCAGAGGCAgaggctggaggggcaggagagcagagccctgggtgcgctgtgccccctgtgccaggaTGCTCCGGGAATCACCGCAGCCTCAGCAGGAGTTTTTGCTGTTCCCGGAGTTTTCAGCCGCAGTGGTTTGGAGAAAAGCACGTTTTGTTTGACAGGCAGCGACACCTCGTGGCATCGGCCACCCCAGCGCGGCGGGGACAGCGGCACCTCGGCCCCTCCCGGGACAGCCCAGAGTCCAGCGCGGCTGCTCCACAGGAGAGGACGGTGACGATGGTGATgtgatggtgatgatggtgatgtgatggtgatgatgatgatgatggtgatgtgatgatgatgatgataagaTTCCCCTCTTGTGAACGCTTAATAAAATCCCAGTCACCTTGAGGCGGAGCTGCCCGAGGGCTCTGAGGCAGAACCGAGGGAGTGGCCCTGGAACCGCCCCCGGTCCCGTCCGGGCTGATGGGGAAGCACAAGAGCCGTGGCTCGGGTGTGGCTCTGCAGTTCGGGTGCTGAAGGGGGACGgaccctccagacccttcactttgctgttttccttaGAAAGGATTACAGTTCTTCTTTTCACAAGAAAGtccataaaaattaaatgaaattcaaTTAAACAGAGGTAGCAAAACAGCCACGGCAACAGAAACCCGTGGTGAGAGGAAATGGAGATTTTTGGAGGAAATGGAGACTTTGTACCCAGAAGCTGCCACTGCCAGGTTCCAAGGTTCAGAGGGTTGTCAAGggctgcctgctgggctgggagagttTTCCACCTGGGGAAGACCTGGGAAAACCCCTTTGTCCAAGCTGCTGTAACTCTCCTGTGAGGTGAATTCACTGATCCATTCCTGCACTGATGGCTCAGGCCTGGGGTGCCTGTGATGGAAGGCAGGAGAGCTGAGGTGCCAAacaatccctgctccagggatttccccctttcctgcagtggcacagccaTCCCAAGCACACGCCTGGCACCCTGCACTTGGCAGCGTGGCAGAGATCCAGGTCCTCTCGTGTGCCCACATGGGAGGGGGCAGATCCCTGTCCTATCTCTGCACTTTACCCCCCCAGCTGTAAAGTGCAGTAATTCCCTAACTCCCAAAAAACATTGTGCTACCATAAACTAAGAGCAACTCTTTGATCTCCTGTAAACACCAGGCTAGAAGAGTCTCCCTTCccgctgcttttattttttgttgctaGGTTATGAATAGCTCCCTCCTGCACTGAAACTTTATTTAAATGCTATTAATATTTCACAGCCACAGGTAAGTACCAAAGGTCAGAGTTTTACTGAGGTGTCTCACAAGATGAGGCAGCTcttcccctgtgccagggctcactGGAGGGTGCAGTGCTGCAAGTTTCACCTTTGCTGTCCTCCAAAAGCCTCTCtcacctgctcctctgccaggcACACGTGCAGGGCTGTACCAGGAAGAGGGGCAGGGCGCAtgtgtgcagctcctgggctcctCAATCCTCTGGAATTCACACAGGAAACACGATGAGAATGGATCAAGGAAAAGCGTTGATGACAAATGGGAAGCTCTGCTCTGTCCTGTGTGGCTGGAGAGTGGGAGCCCTGGTGGCTCTGTGTCTCCTGCAGCAGGCTCGAGGTATGTGAACACCTGAGTGTTACTCTTCATTATATGGCTTTGTTGGTAGGAGGAGGGAGAAGTTTGGATCAGTTTAAATGGGAATGACTCACATAAAGTGAAATATTCCGTGGTAAAGAAGTGACAGTTTAAAATCTGTCTGTGGGAGGTGTCCTACTGAGGGCTAGTGATGGACATGGTGATCTGCTGGAAAAAAGAGGGGCAGGAAAATATACAGGCCAAACCTGCAGCTCTGAACTCCTGGTAGGATCTGCCCTTGGAGGATTGGGATTGTATGAGAAGCGTGGGACAGCCGTGTCTGCCCTGTCCAGGGAGTCAGGCAGAGTTTGTGGGTTGTAAATCACTGAAATGCAGTGAGAGCACAGGGAAAGCAATTGGAAATTATAAAACATATTGTTCATAGAAACAATTCTAAATTGAGTCCTAATTCTAAAAGCTGTTGAGATGAAGATGCTTTATGAGAGACAAGGAAAACATTGCACCACATCTGCTGCCAGAGCCAATTTCCAGCCTTTAATGAAAGGCTCAGCCTCAGATATTGACACCACCTTAGTGAGAACCAAATGGTACTTCCTGTCCCCAAAGATACTTTTGAATCATTCACATAATTTTCCCTCTTGACCAGGTCATGTTCAACTTCTCCCTCCTCAAAATGTGACCCTGCTGTCCAAGGATTTTGCCATGATTTTGACCTGGGCTCCAGGGGAAGGCTCTCCCCCAGATGTGACCTACACTGTGAGGTATGAAAGGTAAGAGCTCCAAACCGTGTCTGATCaaaggggtggcacagggacaacCACTGGGCATCTCTCCTGATTAATGAGTGTCCTAATCATCAGTGACCTTCcaccaaaagaaaacatcatCCACGTGGGAAACGTTCCAAACTCTGAGCCCCCCTTgctccccaccctcccaaacccctccttcTCTTGCTCTGTAAATCCCAGCAGAACGTGTTTCACATTTTGGTGTGGCTGTTCCTTCCAGCCAGGATCGCCTGGACAAATGGAGGAAGGTTCCTCACTGCAGAAACATCCCCAGGTCCTCCTGCAATCTGACTTGTGCCCTCTCCAACCTCTACGTTAAGGTCCGGGCCCGGGTGAAGGCGGTTTGGGGCCGGTCCCAGTCGCCCTGGGTGAAATCCCAGTTCAAGGATTACTACTCAGATGGTGAGTGCCTGCCAGGTGACAGCCTGGATGGAAGGAATtcccacagacacacagaccACACCCCACAGCCAGCCAGGAGCCTTAGGGCTGGCAGAGACTTGAGTGAGCAGGAGCAGTAAGGGGCTGGGATCATTGAGGATGAATTTTGTAGCAAGTGTCAGAATTTGTTCATCAGCTGAGCAAAGTGGCTCCAAGGGTGTTTTAGTTAAAGAGGTGTCCTCTGTGGCTGTGAACACTGTCCCAGGGCTCTCTGGGGTATTTTAGATAAAGAGGTGTCCTTTGCTTCCCTCTTATCACAAGATAACAGCTGGAAGTGAGGCCCAGCCATCACTGCAGGAAGGTAAGAGCCAAGCCAGCCCCActctcactgctgctccctccatTGCAGTGGAACTGGCTCCCCCTGTGCTGACCCTGAAGGTCAGGGACAATTCCATCCTTGTCAGtgcctccttccctctgcccacCTGTGTGGAGAACCTCACCTGGAAATATGACTTGAACCTCTGGGAAGCAGGATCTGAAGACAAGGTCAGTACAAGTGGCTCTTTTTAGATGAAACTGAGGAACTGAAAAAGCTTCAAAGTCTGGGCAGAGAGAGAGGGACTGGATCCAGGGCCTGGAGGAAATGAACCAGCCAAACCCGAGCTAACCAAAGCCAGAGACAAAAAGTAGAAGTGTGTGTATGCATCCTTATTTTTTTGGTAGTTCCCTGTTTTTATCAGGAAGGGGAGGCTACACTACAGTCAGTCTGAAGGCCTGAGGTTTAAAACAACCAATGCAGGTGCCACTGGCAGCAttccctggcagagcagagcccagcactgctgcaatcCCCACCTGGATCCATCGGCCCTGGGGGAGATGTCAGACATGGGGTCACACAAGGGATCCATGGGCTGAGGTGATACAGAAACATCACCCCAAAAGTGAAAGAATCACCTCTCAACCCTCTGCTTTGTCTCTCAGCAGAAGAAATATGAGGGTTACTTCAGGAAGGACACAGTGACCATCAACACCACTGCCCTCAGAGGCAATTACTGCTTCAGTGCCAGGGCTCTCTATGAAAGCATCGACTTGAAGCACAGTGAATTCTCCcagcctgtgtgtgtgctgttaAACCACAAAGGTATGGCCCTTCTCAGGAAAGGATGTGGGAGACATTCAGTGGGATGAGGGCAAGGCAAAGATTTCCACTAAAATCAGGTtttcaccacaaaaaaaaacaacttcctGTTAAAGGGACTGGTTGGATTTTCTGGTGAGTGGTTCCTGCTTTCTGTAGAaacagtttcattttaaaaagcctgaaatgttttctgtaaaCTCTGAGTATTGTATGTCAGTGTAGAGCCCATAATTCCTATAAAATTACCACTCACAAGAgattatttctgtctttttcatcAGCACAGTGGAAGTTCCCACTTCTGGTTGTGATCCCTCTGTTTGTCCTCCCCATCTTTGTGGCCAGTCCCTTCATCTGCTGCCTGGTGAAACAGGAGGCCAAGCAAAGGaagatgcctcaggttttggtaTGGCCCGAATTCTGAGGTCCCCTCCTGAGCCAGAGTCTTGCTGGTTTTCAGAGGGTAACTGGGGAGGAGTGGGGGGTTCTGCACTTCTCAGTTTTACATttgtaattcccatttttgaaATAACCTTTCTGACatccagatttttcttttggaagcaTCACAGGCTCACTGTTTGATTCCTTCTCCCTGGTAGGATTTCTCTCAATTTAAAGCTGCTGGACCAACCTTCCACGTGGAGCTCGGTGAAAAGGAATTCTGCAGTGACAATctgagctgctcagagaagCCAGTGCCTCAAAGGAGGACAAACAGAGCTTTAGGAGGACACCAGCTGCTATGGATGGCTTCTTtcccatcatcatcatcactgtcATCATCGTGgtcagaggatgaggaggaggaagacagCAGCACTTTGATCCCATACCGTGAAATGCCTCGGTATCCAAAGAGAGGTCTCAGCTCTCAGCcatgcccagcagctctggggggaaGCAGCCTGGATTCAGGATCTGGAGATCCCTCTGTGGCATCTGTGCTTGACCTCAGAGCCCTGggtttcaccctctttgcagaGAGGAAGGGTGAGGGGGACACCTCGGGGTCCCAGGCTAACGAGGAGCCCTCCCTGTATCTCTGCTCCTCCTTGGAAAGGATCTCCCTCACTGAGGTGACATTCCCAggtgccccagagcagggccaggacgATGGAcacagggaggagaggctgggaatgAGCCCCCTTCACCCCCTGCTGGGGGGGATTGGTGCTGAAGCCCACGAGCTGAACCCCAGGAAGGCTCCTCATTCCTGCAGGGGTTACCAGAAATGCATCCTCgatctgcagctccaggaggatcccagcaggcagctgctcaTCCCCCTGTGGACACTGCAGCTGGCGGAGGATGAAGGCATTGCCAGTGACTGTGGCAGTGACAGCTTCACAGAAGGGACCCCTCCCGAGTCCACAGTGCTCAGTGATGCTTTGGGGACTTCAGTTACAAAGGGAAAAGGTGATCCAAAGCTGCAATTCCCAGGCTACGAGCACTCACATTACTTGGGAAGGATCTGAAGAGCCCAGCAGGTCTGGGGAGTGCCTGGAAATCCTggagagctccagatatccgaGCAAGGATCCTTGAACAAAGACAAAAACTGATATCTGGCCTATCA carries:
- the IFNLR1 gene encoding interferon lambda receptor 1, giving the protein MRMDQGKALMTNGKLCSVLCGWRVGALVALCLLQQARGHVQLLPPQNVTLLSKDFAMILTWAPGEGSPPDVTYTVRYESQDRLDKWRKVPHCRNIPRSSCNLTCALSNLYVKVRARVKAVWGRSQSPWVKSQFKDYYSDVELAPPVLTLKVRDNSILVSASFPLPTCVENLTWKYDLNLWEAGSEDKKKYEGYFRKDTVTINTTALRGNYCFSARALYESIDLKHSEFSQPVCVLLNHKAQWKFPLLVVIPLFVLPIFVASPFICCLVKQEAKQRKMPQVLDFSQFKAAGPTFHVELGEKEFCSDNLSCSEKPVPQRRTNRALGGHQLLWMASFPSSSSLSSSWSEDEEEEDSSTLIPYREMPRYPKRGLSSQPCPAALGGSSLDSGSGDPSVASVLDLRALGFTLFAERKGEGDTSGSQANEEPSLYLCSSLERISLTEVTFPGAPEQGQDDGHREERLGMSPLHPLLGGIGAEAHELNPRKAPHSCRGYQKCILDLQLQEDPSRQLLIPLWTLQLAEDEGIASDCGSDSFTEGTPPESTVLSDALGTSVTKGKGDPKLQFPGYEHSHYLGRI